One Kitasatospora sp. MAP12-44 DNA segment encodes these proteins:
- a CDS encoding gamma-glutamylcyclotransferase, which yields MVRMFLNGQAMRGGEFNALLGDAPLLGVVRTAPGHRFFSIRDVCPGLLPDPSVTTAIEGELYEVSPELLRDVVLPGEPRELEFGIIKLEDGSACFSMVLARGELERGVHKEITEFGGWRAYLATLGRTF from the coding sequence ATGGTCCGCATGTTCCTCAACGGCCAGGCGATGCGCGGCGGCGAGTTCAACGCCCTGCTCGGCGACGCCCCGCTGCTCGGTGTCGTCCGCACCGCGCCCGGCCACCGCTTCTTCTCCATCCGCGACGTCTGCCCCGGCCTGCTGCCCGACCCGTCGGTGACCACCGCGATAGAGGGCGAGCTGTACGAGGTGAGCCCGGAGCTGCTGCGTGACGTGGTGCTGCCCGGTGAGCCGCGCGAGCTGGAGTTCGGGATCATCAAGCTGGAGGACGGCAGCGCCTGCTTCTCGATGGTCCTGGCCCGCGGCGAGCTGGAGCGCGGCGTGCACAAGGAGATCACCGAGTTCGGCGGCTGGCGGGCCTATCTGGCCACCCTCGGCAGGACGTTCTAA
- a CDS encoding peptidase inhibitor family I36 protein — MRIKSVVGLGVAAAALATLGLAGTASANSVTLYYNSNYAGESVTFYGNVPNLAGYSFPSDGSVKNNAASAWNNDSSYAFIWYNSNYAGSYDTLAPYSGEARLVNTYNEDAAISFS, encoded by the coding sequence ATGCGCATCAAGTCTGTCGTCGGTCTCGGCGTCGCTGCCGCCGCTCTCGCCACCCTGGGCCTGGCCGGCACCGCTTCGGCCAACTCGGTCACGCTCTACTACAACTCGAACTACGCCGGCGAGTCGGTCACCTTCTACGGCAACGTCCCGAACCTCGCGGGCTACTCGTTCCCGTCCGATGGCTCCGTGAAGAACAACGCGGCCTCGGCCTGGAACAACGACAGCAGCTACGCGTTCATCTGGTACAACTCCAACTACGCCGGCTCCTACGACACCCTGGCCCCGTACAGCGGCGAGGCCCGCCTGGTCAACACCTACAACGAGGACGCCGCCATCAGCTTCTCCTGA
- a CDS encoding transposase domain-containing protein, which yields MSDVADVAGIGLLIHTYPADAVDSAVAACGRTEQRKRLLSARLMVYFVLAMALFSPAPYLDVMRRLTSGLRWGGLWADERLPNKASIFQARERLGSGPLHALFSSAVRPLAAPDTPNAHWRGRRVLLLQEEQVELPESSGETARLRVSGLVERGSGAVLDVALLDGESPRTLLRSVGPRSLLLVDRLPLDPELIATATAGGIALVWRLPAVRIPVQSERRSPDGSFLAGLGGRLLRVIAPDVVTTLLDPAVPAADLLDVLARGAEQHGALRDALLGGAQQHGPLTSRTPDGVRQEVYGRLLVHYAIRQSMQYARSAMEPAAGQRARIRTTMPG from the coding sequence GTGTCCGATGTCGCCGATGTCGCAGGGATCGGCCTGCTGATCCACACCTACCCCGCGGACGCGGTCGACTCCGCGGTCGCCGCCTGCGGGCGGACCGAGCAGCGCAAGCGCCTGCTGTCGGCGCGGTTGATGGTCTACTTCGTCCTCGCCATGGCCCTGTTCTCCCCCGCGCCCTATCTGGACGTGATGCGCCGCCTCACCTCCGGGCTGCGCTGGGGAGGGCTCTGGGCCGACGAGCGACTGCCCAACAAGGCGAGCATCTTCCAGGCCCGTGAGCGCCTGGGCAGCGGCCCGCTGCACGCGCTCTTCAGCTCCGCCGTCCGCCCGCTGGCGGCGCCGGACACCCCGAACGCGCACTGGCGCGGTCGGCGCGTCCTGCTCCTGCAGGAGGAGCAGGTCGAGCTGCCCGAGAGTTCGGGCGAGACCGCCCGGCTGCGGGTCAGCGGACTGGTGGAGCGCGGCAGCGGGGCGGTCCTGGACGTGGCCCTGCTGGACGGCGAGTCGCCCAGGACGCTGCTGCGCTCGGTCGGTCCGAGAAGCCTGCTGCTGGTCGACCGGCTGCCGCTCGACCCCGAACTGATCGCCACCGCCACGGCCGGGGGCATCGCGCTGGTCTGGCGCCTGCCGGCCGTCCGGATTCCCGTCCAGAGCGAACGGCGCTCGCCCGACGGCTCGTTCCTGGCAGGCCTGGGCGGCCGACTGCTGCGGGTGATCGCGCCCGATGTGGTCACCACCCTGCTCGATCCGGCCGTGCCCGCCGCCGACTTGCTCGACGTCCTCGCTCGCGGCGCCGAACAGCACGGCGCCCTGCGGGACGCCCTGCTCGGCGGCGCCCAGCAGCACGGGCCGCTGACCAGTCGGACCCCCGACGGCGTCCGCCAGGAGGTGTACGGGCGGCTGCTGGTGCACTACGCGATCCGGCAGTCCATGCAGTACGCCCGGTCCGCGATGGAGCCGGCGGCGGGTCAGCGCGCCCGAATTCGCACGACAATGCCCGGATAA
- the gcl gene encoding glyoxylate carboligase, with amino-acid sequence MPRMTAARAAVEILKREGVDVAFGVPGAAINPFYAALKASGEIRHTLARHVEGASHMAEGYTRAKAGNIGVCIGTSGPAGTDMITGLYSAIADSIPILCITGQAPVAKLHTEDFQAVDIASIAKPVTKAATTVLEAAQVPGVFQQAFHLMRSGRPGPVLIDLPIDVQLTEIEFDPETYAPLPVYKPAATRPQIEKAIQFLLDSERPLIVAGGGILNADAADLLVEFAELTGTPVIPTLMAWGAIADDHELNAGMVGVQTSHRYGNANFLASDFVLGIGNRWANRHTGYKLDVYRGERKFVHVDIEPTQIGRIFAPDFGIASDAKAALELFIEVAKELKAAGKLPDRSAWVAETQERKATLQRRTHFDNVPMKPQRVYEEMNKAFGPETRYVTTIGLSQIAGAQMLHVYKPRHWINCGQAGPLGWTIPAALGVATADPESPVVALSGDYDFQFMLEELAVGAQHKIPYVHVLVNNAYLGLIRQAQIGLDINFQVNLEFENINSPELGVYGVDHVKVVEGLGCKAIRVTDPNELGAAFEQAKKLAAEFQVPVVVEAILERITNIAMSKTADISDISEFEELATEPGHAPTAIKPLKV; translated from the coding sequence ATGCCTCGAATGACAGCCGCCCGCGCGGCGGTGGAGATCCTCAAGCGCGAGGGCGTTGACGTCGCATTCGGCGTGCCCGGCGCTGCGATCAACCCCTTCTACGCCGCCCTCAAGGCATCCGGCGAGATCCGCCACACGCTCGCCCGGCACGTCGAGGGCGCCTCGCACATGGCCGAGGGCTACACCCGGGCCAAGGCCGGCAACATCGGTGTCTGCATCGGCACGTCGGGCCCGGCCGGCACCGACATGATCACCGGCCTCTACTCGGCGATCGCCGACTCGATCCCGATCCTGTGCATCACCGGCCAGGCTCCGGTCGCCAAGCTCCACACCGAGGACTTCCAGGCCGTCGACATCGCCTCGATCGCCAAGCCGGTGACCAAGGCCGCGACGACCGTCCTGGAGGCCGCGCAGGTCCCCGGCGTCTTCCAGCAGGCCTTCCACCTGATGCGCTCCGGCCGTCCGGGCCCGGTCCTGATCGACCTGCCGATCGACGTCCAGCTGACCGAGATCGAGTTCGACCCCGAGACGTACGCGCCGCTCCCGGTCTACAAGCCGGCCGCGACCCGCCCGCAGATCGAGAAGGCGATCCAGTTCCTGCTGGACTCCGAGCGCCCGCTGATCGTCGCCGGTGGCGGCATCCTCAACGCCGACGCCGCGGACCTGCTGGTCGAGTTCGCCGAGCTGACCGGCACCCCGGTGATCCCGACCCTGATGGCCTGGGGCGCCATCGCCGACGACCACGAGCTGAATGCCGGCATGGTCGGCGTGCAGACCTCGCACCGCTACGGCAACGCGAACTTCCTGGCGTCGGACTTCGTCCTGGGCATCGGCAACCGCTGGGCCAACCGCCACACCGGCTACAAGCTGGACGTCTACCGCGGCGAGCGCAAGTTCGTCCACGTGGACATCGAGCCCACCCAGATCGGCCGGATCTTCGCGCCGGACTTCGGCATCGCCTCCGACGCCAAGGCCGCGCTGGAGCTCTTCATCGAGGTGGCCAAGGAGCTCAAGGCCGCCGGCAAGCTGCCCGACCGCAGCGCGTGGGTCGCCGAGACCCAGGAGCGCAAGGCCACCCTGCAGCGCCGCACCCACTTCGACAACGTGCCGATGAAGCCGCAGCGCGTGTACGAGGAGATGAACAAGGCGTTCGGCCCGGAGACCCGCTACGTCACCACCATCGGCCTCTCCCAGATCGCCGGCGCGCAGATGCTGCACGTCTACAAGCCGCGCCACTGGATCAACTGCGGCCAGGCCGGCCCGCTCGGCTGGACCATCCCGGCCGCCCTCGGTGTCGCCACCGCCGACCCCGAGAGCCCGGTCGTCGCGCTCTCCGGCGACTACGACTTCCAGTTCATGCTGGAGGAGCTGGCCGTCGGCGCCCAGCACAAGATCCCGTACGTCCACGTGCTGGTGAACAATGCCTACCTGGGCCTGATCCGCCAGGCGCAGATCGGCCTGGACATCAACTTCCAGGTCAACCTGGAGTTCGAGAACATCAACTCCCCGGAGCTGGGCGTCTACGGCGTCGACCACGTCAAGGTGGTCGAGGGCCTGGGCTGCAAGGCGATTCGGGTCACCGACCCGAACGAGCTGGGCGCCGCCTTCGAGCAGGCCAAGAAGCTCGCCGCCGAGTTCCAGGTGCCGGTCGTGGTCGAGGCGATCCTGGAGCGGATCACCAACATCGCGATGAGCAAGACGGCCGACATCAGCGACATCAGCGAGTTCGAGGAGCTGGCCACCGAGCCGGGCCACGCTCCGACGGCGATCAAGCCGCTGAAGGTCTGA
- a CDS encoding 8-oxoguanine deaminase: MAVQPPPADQRIVIENVAIATVDANDTEYTRGHVVILGNKIESVGDGPAPQWLDNVVRRINGEGHLITPGLVNTHHHFYQWITRGLAQDNILFDWLVALYPTWSRIDDKLVHAAAQGSAAALLKSGCTTASDHHYVFPKDGGDILGAEIEAVQELGMRFTALRGSMDRSKKDGGLPPDHAVEKTEDILIASEAAVDRYHDASFDSMLQIAIAPCSPFSVSTELMREAALLARRKGVRLHTHGSETAEEEQFCKELFGMGPTDYFESTGWLGEDVWMAHCVHMNDSDIAKFAETGTGVAHCPSSNARLAAGIARVPDMLKAGVPVGLGVDGTASNESGELGTELRNALLINRLHGSPKALTARSSLRLGTMGGARVLGRQNEIGSIEVGKLADLALWKIDGIMHSSIADPVAALTLGALPPLSVLFVNGNAVVEKGNLTTVNEDRIALACAKAARELAARG, translated from the coding sequence ATGGCCGTCCAGCCTCCGCCCGCCGACCAGCGGATCGTGATCGAGAACGTCGCCATCGCCACGGTCGATGCCAACGACACCGAGTACACCCGGGGCCACGTCGTGATCCTCGGCAACAAGATCGAGTCGGTCGGCGACGGCCCCGCGCCGCAGTGGCTGGACAACGTGGTGCGCCGGATCAACGGCGAAGGCCATCTGATCACCCCGGGCCTGGTCAACACCCACCACCACTTCTACCAGTGGATCACCCGCGGCCTGGCCCAGGACAACATCCTCTTCGACTGGCTGGTCGCGCTCTACCCGACCTGGTCGCGGATCGACGACAAGCTCGTGCACGCCGCCGCCCAGGGCTCGGCCGCCGCGCTGCTCAAGTCGGGCTGTACCACCGCGAGCGACCACCACTACGTCTTCCCCAAGGACGGCGGCGACATCCTGGGCGCCGAGATCGAGGCCGTCCAGGAGCTCGGCATGCGCTTCACCGCGCTGCGCGGCTCGATGGACCGCAGCAAGAAGGACGGCGGCCTGCCGCCGGACCACGCGGTCGAGAAGACCGAGGACATCCTGATCGCCTCCGAGGCCGCCGTGGACCGCTACCACGACGCCTCCTTCGACTCGATGCTGCAGATCGCCATCGCGCCCTGCTCGCCGTTCTCGGTCTCCACCGAACTGATGCGCGAGGCCGCCCTGCTGGCCCGCCGCAAGGGCGTGCGGCTGCACACCCACGGCTCGGAGACGGCCGAGGAGGAGCAGTTCTGCAAGGAGCTGTTCGGCATGGGCCCGACCGACTACTTCGAGTCCACCGGTTGGCTGGGCGAGGACGTCTGGATGGCGCACTGCGTCCACATGAACGACTCGGACATCGCCAAGTTCGCCGAGACCGGCACCGGTGTCGCGCACTGCCCGTCCTCCAACGCCCGCCTGGCGGCCGGCATCGCGCGCGTCCCGGACATGCTCAAGGCCGGCGTGCCGGTGGGCCTGGGCGTGGACGGCACCGCCTCCAACGAGTCCGGCGAGCTGGGCACCGAGCTGCGCAACGCGCTGCTGATCAACCGCCTGCACGGCAGCCCGAAGGCGCTCACCGCGCGCAGCTCGCTGCGCCTGGGCACCATGGGCGGCGCTCGGGTGCTGGGCCGGCAGAACGAGATCGGCTCGATCGAGGTCGGCAAGCTCGCCGACCTGGCGCTCTGGAAGATCGACGGCATCATGCACTCCTCGATCGCCGACCCGGTGGCCGCCCTGACGCTGGGCGCGTTGCCGCCGCTGTCGGTGCTCTTCGTCAACGGCAACGCCGTCGTCGAGAAGGGCAACCTGACCACGGTCAACGAGGACCGGATCGCCCTGGCCTGTGCGAAGGCCGCTCGCGAGCTCGCCGCCCGCGGCTGA